In the Bifidobacterium catenulatum PV20-2 genome, one interval contains:
- a CDS encoding GyrI-like domain-containing protein has product MAFDYKKEYKDLYQPKTMPAIVMVPAMRFVAVDGVGDPNEEGGDYAKAMQLLYGISFTVKMSKKSKNPAEHIDGYFDYTVPPLEGLWSMGEGVPGVDYAHKADFHWTSMIRLPEFVTDKVFAWAKASFAAKHPESDVDRAYLFDFDEGVVAQVMHKGPYDDEPATVAILDDYARSQGYELDLSDARRHHEIYISDPRRAKPENLKTVIRHPVVKVG; this is encoded by the coding sequence ATGGCGTTCGATTATAAGAAGGAGTATAAGGACCTGTATCAGCCGAAGACCATGCCGGCCATCGTCATGGTACCGGCGATGCGGTTCGTCGCGGTGGACGGTGTGGGCGACCCGAACGAAGAAGGCGGCGATTACGCCAAGGCGATGCAACTGCTTTACGGCATTTCGTTCACCGTCAAAATGAGCAAGAAGTCAAAGAACCCGGCCGAGCATATCGACGGGTACTTCGACTACACCGTGCCTCCGCTGGAGGGCTTATGGAGCATGGGGGAGGGTGTGCCCGGCGTCGATTACGCGCACAAAGCCGACTTCCATTGGACTTCGATGATTCGTCTGCCGGAATTCGTGACCGATAAGGTCTTTGCGTGGGCCAAGGCATCGTTTGCCGCCAAACACCCGGAATCCGACGTCGATCGCGCATATCTCTTCGATTTCGATGAAGGCGTGGTCGCGCAGGTCATGCACAAGGGCCCGTACGACGACGAGCCCGCAACCGTGGCGATTCTGGATGACTACGCGCGCTCGCAAGGCTACGAGCTCGACCTCTCCGACGCCCGCCGACATCACGAAATCTACATATCCGATCCGCGCCGAGCAAAACCGGAAAACCTCAAAACCGTCATCCGTCATCCGGTAGTGAAGGTGGGTTGA